The genome window GCCGTTAGCTCAAAGCTTCCAGCCTCATCAAGCAAGCTTAAAAGGTGCATTTTATTGCCTGATTTTGTGATTTTCATATCGTATTTTTCAAGTGTAGCAATAGCTAGTATCTCACTGCCATCCTCGCACTCATCAAAATGCGCACTAGTCGTGTGTGCGATGCTCTCAAGCTTGTCTTTATACTCATCAAGTGGATGTCCGCTGATGTAAAAGCCGATAAACTCTTTTTCATGCCCTAGCATTTGGCTTTTGCTATATTCTGGATATTCTTTTAGCTGTGGGAATTTTAGCGTGTTTTCTTGTAAGCTTAAATCATCGGCAAATAGCGATTCTCTTAGCTCTTCTTTGGCTTTTTTAGACAGCCTTGCAGCCTCTAAAATAGGATCAACATTTTCAAAAAGCATTTGCCTAGGGATTTTAAACTCATCTAAGCAGCCTGATTTTATCATCGCCTCATAAGCTTTTTTATCAACTCCCTCATTACGCTCTACAAAGTCCTCAAAGCTCTTAAACTCTCCCCTACTCTCACGCTCAGCTACAATGCTATCAATAACGCCCTCTCCAAGCCCCTTAATCGCAGCAAGCCCATAAATAATAGCCTGCTTGCCACTAGCGTCTTTTGTAGTAGCAAAGTCTTTGTAAGATTTATTGATATTAGGCGCTAGCATAGCGTATCCCATGCGGTTTATTTCTTCTTTGTATTTTACGACTTTATCTATATTTCCGCTCTCACTAGTAATTAGTGCTGCCATAAACTCAGCTGGATAATATGTCTTAAGATACGCAGTTTGAAAGCACACTAGCCCATAAGCTGCCGAGTGAGATTTGTTAAATCCATACTCGGCAAACTTCATAATAAGCTCAAAAAGCTCATCAGCCTTTTGCGTATCATAGCCCTTAGCTTTTGCGCCCTCTAAATACTGCGTTTTGAGCTTTAACATTTCATCTTCTTTTTTCTTACTCATCGCACGACGAACAAGATCAGCCCCACCTAGGCTAAATCCGCCTATTTCTTGGACTACTTGCATAACCTGCTCTTGATAGACAATAACCCCATAAGTAGGCTCTAAAATCGGCCTTAAACTCTCAAATGCAAAGCTCATTTCCTTTCTGCCGTGCTTGATGTCAATAAACTCATCTACCATTCCACATCCAAGCGGCCCTGGGCGGTAAAGTGCTAGCATCGCAATAATATCTTCAAAGCAATCAGGCTTTAATTTTTTAGCAAGAGCTTGCATACCATCGCTTTCTATTTGAAAAATGCCTAGCGTATCGCCACCTTGGATTGTCTCATAAGTCTTTGGATCGTTGAAGTTGGTCTTCTCCCAGATAATATCTACGCCATAAGCGCGTTTAATTAGCTTTTTAGCATTATCAATCACAGTTAGCGTTTTTAAGCCCAAAAAGTCAAATTTGATCAAATCTACTTTTTCAAGGTAGTCCTTGCTATACTGCGTTGCGTGCTGCCACGGCTTGTTTTTGGTGGGTTGCCAAAGCGGGGTTTTTAGCCATAGCGGCTCATTGCTGATTACCACGCCTGCTGCGTGCGTGCCAGCGTTTCTATTAAGACCTTCAAGCTCGCAGGCGTATTGCCACACTTTTTTCAAAAGTGGATTATTTTCTATTTTTTCTGCGATTTTTGGCTCTTTTTCATAGGCGCCATCAACGATTTCGCCTTTTTTGTTTTTATGAGCCATGAGAGTGATGCCTAGCTCATCTGGGATTAGCTTAGCAAAGTCATTTGCCTCATTATACGGCACTTCCATTACCCTAGCTACATCACGCACCACCGCTTTTGCTAGCATTTTACCAAATGTCGCCACCTGCGCTACATTATACTCGCCGTATCGCTTGGCTACATACTCGATGACCTCACCTCTGCGGTCTTGACAAAAATCCACATCAATATCAGGCATACTAATACGCTCTGGATTTAAAAAACGCTCAAAAAGTAGGTTATAAGGCAGTGGGTCAAGGTCGGTGATTTTTAGAGCGTAGCTTACAAGCGAGCCTGCTGCTGACCCACGCCCTGGGCCAACTGGAATTCCTTGCTTTTTAGCATATTGTATGAAATCAGCCACGATTAGCATGTAGCCTGGGAATTTCATATTTTTTATAGTCTCAATTTCACGCTCCAAGCGTGCTTTATACTCACCATGCTTAGCTTCGTCAATGAACTTTAAACGCTCAGCTAAGCCATCACGGCACATTTTCTCAAAAAGCACGCTATCATTTGCTAGGCTATACTCATTTTCGCTCTCTGGCAAGGATAGACCGATTTCACTGGCTACTTTGCGAGTGAATTTAAAATTTGGCGGTGTAGCGTTATTTAGTTTTAGCTCTAAATTACACTTATCAGCGATTTCATTTGTATTTTCAACAGCCTCTGGGATATCAGCAAAGATTTCAAGCATTTCTTCGCTACTTTTTACATAAAATTCGTTTAAAAGACGCTTTTTCATCCGCTCATCGGCAGGAATTTTCGCGCTCATGTCATCGCCCTCATCAATATCATCATCAAAGCGTGCGGTGTTTATCTTAATAGCTAATTTTTGATCAAAGCCCTCGTTTTTTGTAAGATAATGAGCGTCGTTTGTGGCGATGAGCTTGGTGTTAGTTTCCATTGCTATGCGTATTAAATCATCATCTATGCTAAGCTCATCTTTTAGTCCGTGGCGCATGATTTCTATATAATAATCATCACCAAAAACCTCTTTAAACCACAGCACTGCGTTTTTAGCATAATCATAGCCTTGGGGGTTTGTTTTATGCGCCCAAGCTGAGTTTACATTTAGATTGCGTGAAATCTCGCCAGCAAGGCAGGCTGAGCTACAAACAAGACCTTCGGCGTGATCTTTTAGGATATTTTTGTTTATTCTAGGGCGGTTATAAAAGCCTTTGATAAAAGCCATTGAGCTTAGATACATTAGGTTTTTGTAGCCAGTTTCGTTTTTAGCATAAAGGCACAGATGATAGGGGCTTTGGCGTTTGGTTGGCTTATCTTCTATATTTGGCAAATCGTGTATATAAGCCTCCATGCCGATAATGGGCTTTATGCCCTCGGCCTTTAAAGTCTCGTAAAACTCCAAAACGCCATACATATTTCCATGATCTGTAATTGCACAAGAGTGAGCGCCGATTGCTTTTAAGTGCTTGGCTAGTTTTTTTATATTATTAAAGCCATCAAGTAGTGAGTATTCGGTATGTAAATGTAAATGCGTGTAGTTCAATTTCTAGCCCTTTTTTACTTGTTTTATTGCTAGAAATTCTAGCGATTTTTCTTTGAAAAACGGCTTATTTTTTGGCTAAGGAATTCTAGAATTTTTTTAGAAAATCTAGAATTCCTAGAACACAATCTAAAATTCCTAAGCAAAATTCTAGGAATTCTAGATCGTAAGAATTCTACAAGGAATTCTAAAATTCCCAGGGCTTAAATACCCCCTAACCCCCAAAAACTAGAATTCCCAAAACTAGAATTCCTAAAATCTAGAATTCCTAAAACTAGAATTCCCAAAACTAGAATTCTTACTAGGAATTCTAGTTTTGCTAGCTTATTTGCTAATAAAGCCTGCCATTTCTACTAGGCGCTTTGAGTAGCCCCATTCATTATCATACCACGCCATTACCTTTATCATATCGCCACAAATCACTTGCGTAAGGTCAGCTGCCACGATAGAGCTATAAGCGCAGCTCATAAAATCTGTGCTAACTCTTTCGTCAAAATCCACTAGCATAATGCCTTTTAGGCTTTCTTTACTAGCTTTTACAAAAGTCTCATTTAGCTCTTCTTTGCTAGTTTTTTTGCCTAAAACTGCTGTTAAATCCACCATTGAGACATTTGGCACAGGCACACGCACGCTTTGTCCGTGAAGTTTGCCCTCTAAGCTTGGCATTACTAGCTTCATTGCTTTTGCAGCGCCAGTGGTCGTTGGGATTATATTTTGCGCTGCAGCACGGCTTCTGCGCAGATCACGGCATTTGACATCAACTAGGCTTTGGCCGTTTGTGTAGGCGTGGATCGTGGTCATTAAGCCTTTTTCTATACCAAAGTTATCTTCTAGCACCCTTGTAACTGGGCCTAAGCAGTTTGTGGTACAGCTTGCATTTGAGATGATTTTTTGCCCAGCGTAAGTATTTGTATTTACACCTAAAACGAAAGTTGGAGTATCATCTTTTGCTGGCGCACTCATTATTACTTTTTTTGCGCCTTGTTTCAGGTAGGCTTCGCATTTTTCGGTGGTTAAAAACTTGCCAGTACAC of Campylobacter magnus contains these proteins:
- the dnaE gene encoding DNA polymerase III subunit alpha encodes the protein MNYTHLHLHTEYSLLDGFNNIKKLAKHLKAIGAHSCAITDHGNMYGVLEFYETLKAEGIKPIIGMEAYIHDLPNIEDKPTKRQSPYHLCLYAKNETGYKNLMYLSSMAFIKGFYNRPRINKNILKDHAEGLVCSSACLAGEISRNLNVNSAWAHKTNPQGYDYAKNAVLWFKEVFGDDYYIEIMRHGLKDELSIDDDLIRIAMETNTKLIATNDAHYLTKNEGFDQKLAIKINTARFDDDIDEGDDMSAKIPADERMKKRLLNEFYVKSSEEMLEIFADIPEAVENTNEIADKCNLELKLNNATPPNFKFTRKVASEIGLSLPESENEYSLANDSVLFEKMCRDGLAERLKFIDEAKHGEYKARLEREIETIKNMKFPGYMLIVADFIQYAKKQGIPVGPGRGSAAGSLVSYALKITDLDPLPYNLLFERFLNPERISMPDIDVDFCQDRRGEVIEYVAKRYGEYNVAQVATFGKMLAKAVVRDVARVMEVPYNEANDFAKLIPDELGITLMAHKNKKGEIVDGAYEKEPKIAEKIENNPLLKKVWQYACELEGLNRNAGTHAAGVVISNEPLWLKTPLWQPTKNKPWQHATQYSKDYLEKVDLIKFDFLGLKTLTVIDNAKKLIKRAYGVDIIWEKTNFNDPKTYETIQGGDTLGIFQIESDGMQALAKKLKPDCFEDIIAMLALYRPGPLGCGMVDEFIDIKHGRKEMSFAFESLRPILEPTYGVIVYQEQVMQVVQEIGGFSLGGADLVRRAMSKKKEDEMLKLKTQYLEGAKAKGYDTQKADELFELIMKFAEYGFNKSHSAAYGLVCFQTAYLKTYYPAEFMAALITSESGNIDKVVKYKEEINRMGYAMLAPNINKSYKDFATTKDASGKQAIIYGLAAIKGLGEGVIDSIVAERESRGEFKSFEDFVERNEGVDKKAYEAMIKSGCLDEFKIPRQMLFENVDPILEAARLSKKAKEELRESLFADDLSLQENTLKFPQLKEYPEYSKSQMLGHEKEFIGFYISGHPLDEYKDKLESIAHTTSAHFDECEDGSEILAIATLEKYDMKITKSGNKMHLLSLLDEAGSFELTAFDAYEKVENKDEIKNNKPLAYKLKVRHEGDELKLSLIEAYSLEEAKSVKLKKNKITEDEIEANKELFNLPHSVIKDIATAKTQLLLIAKITSFSIKTSKNGNEYAMINITDESGSGEYIAFSSLVPRLNEIKPDTLYGIAINPAKDANSKPSIQEILDSEQIADYQPKKFARPKSENSAYNANIASSAEAKQTEIKITGEVCVELNLASLNHDIITQIHTLANSQKGDKKLVLSVLDKELGRRLIYRTDYNIPEELAKRIQKLA
- the gap gene encoding type I glyceraldehyde-3-phosphate dehydrogenase, with protein sequence MALKIAINGFGRIGRCAARIIENDPNYELCIINDTAERKVTRYLLKYDTVHGEFNKEVEVLDDDHIAIDGRKVRVYSTRNIEDLDLSGIDVVLECTGKFLTTEKCEAYLKQGAKKVIMSAPAKDDTPTFVLGVNTNTYAGQKIISNASCTTNCLGPVTRVLEDNFGIEKGLMTTIHAYTNGQSLVDVKCRDLRRSRAAAQNIIPTTTGAAKAMKLVMPSLEGKLHGQSVRVPVPNVSMVDLTAVLGKKTSKEELNETFVKASKESLKGIMLVDFDERVSTDFMSCAYSSIVAADLTQVICGDMIKVMAWYDNEWGYSKRLVEMAGFISK